One region of Quercus lobata isolate SW786 chromosome 2, ValleyOak3.0 Primary Assembly, whole genome shotgun sequence genomic DNA includes:
- the LOC115973027 gene encoding uncharacterized protein LOC115973027 encodes MEEAPSVLMERTGKIIRLSIFTFLKDFQYFTTTPVLLMLPFSVSVLLSQAVFPTSPPSLIVHAHFKSLFHAAGFSSPSLLDSLINLNLSQTMFKYILSLPFILTSLVISKASIIQALNDHQTSLPPPFPSFILLYKPLLITHLWNLIINITINMAAFNAIKAFGFLSNDPIFSLVTRIVLYTILTNIVVVCNLALVVTGMGKCTGYLAIHKAFLLRRGTNSMALLLAIPLSFGLAAIEALFRFRIVRAYQLYGRPSVSLALEGLFIACLYSLLIILDTIACCLLFKSCRSDFSMDEADEYNHIEFQKQEGKHSPPMLRNLEELL; translated from the coding sequence ATGGAAGAAGCACCATCTGTTCTCATGGAGAGAACAGGAAAGATCATCAGGCTATCAATCTTTACCTTTCTAAAAGATTTTCAGTACTTCACCACCACCCCTGTTCTTCTTATGTTACCTTTCTCAGTATCAGTTCTCCTATCACAAGCTGTTTTCCCAACTTCACCGCCTTCTTTGATCGTTCATGCTCACTTTAAGTCCCTCTTCCATGCTGCAGGATTTTCTTCCCCTTCATTATTGGATTCTCTTATCAATCTGAACCTTTCTCAAACCATGTTTAAATATATTCTTAGTCTCCCATTTATACTCACCTCCCTTGTCATCTCAAAAGCGTCTATAATTCAGGCTCTAAATGACCATCAAACATCTCTTCCACCTCCCTTTCCCTCTTTCATATTGCTTTACAAGCCTCTCCTAATAACCCACCTATGGAATTTGATCATCAACATCACCATTAATATGGCTGCCTTTAACGCCATTAAAGCTTTTGGGTTCTTATCCAACGATCCTATTTTTTCACTAGTAACAAGAATAGTTCTCTATACCATACTCACTAACATAGTTGTTGTATGCAACTTAGCTTTGGTTGTGACTGGGATGGGGAAGTGCACAGGCTACTTGGCCATTCATAAGGCTTTTTTGCTTAGAAGGGGTACAAATTCAATGGCTCTTTTGTTGGCTATCCCTCTCAGTTTTGGTCTAGCTGCTATTGAGGCCTTGTTCCGCTTCCGGATTGTAAGAGCTTATCAGCTTTATGGAAGGCCTAGTGTGTCACTGGCCTTGGAGGGGTTATTCATTGCTTGCTTGTATTCACTACTTATTATCCTTGACACAATTGCTTGTTGCTTGCTTTTCAAGAGCTGCAGATCAGATTTTTCGATGGATGAAGCAGATGAATACAACCATattgagtttcaaaaacaagaaggcAAGCACTCTCCTCCGATGTTGAGAAATTTAGAAGAACTTTTATGA
- the LOC115976924 gene encoding transmembrane protein 230, producing the protein MASRRNVQYSPLPTDEDNDYGSSGKRQYDPRFDYSPKAFDKIPWKSIALALFLLSLGLVLLFLSYFIMTGHMGGDQSQAYGLLALGILSFLPGFYETRIAYYAWRGVKGYRFASIPDY; encoded by the exons ATGGCATCTAGAAGAAATGTTCAATACAGCCCTCTTCCTACTGATGAAGATAATGATTATGGCAGTTCTGGGAAAAGACAATATGATCCTCGATTTGACTATTCACCCAAAGCATTTGATAAAATCCCATGGAAATCCATTGCCCTAGCACTCTTCCTGCTTTCTCTCGGCTTAGtgcttctctttctttcatatttCATAATGACTGGTCACATGGGAGGCGACCAATCCCAGGCCTATGGCCTTTTGGCACTAGGAATTCTCTCCTTCCTCCCAG GCTTTTATGAGACTCGAATAGCATATTATGCATGGAGGGGTGTCAAAGGATATCGATTCGCTTCAATTCCTGATTATTAA
- the LOC115976923 gene encoding SNF1-related protein kinase catalytic subunit alpha KIN10 isoform X2, translated as MDGSAGLVGNGLDIFLQNYKLGKTLGIGSFGKVKIAEHILTGHKVAVKILNRRKIKNMEMEEKVRREIKILRLFMHPHIIRLYEVVDTPADIYVVMEYVKSGELFDYIVEKGRLQEDEARNFFQQIISGVEYCHRNMVVHRDLKPENLLLDSKCNVKIADFGLSNIMRDGHFLKTSCGSPNYAAPEVISGKLYAGPEVDVWSCGVILYALLCGTLPFDDENIPNLFKKIKGGIYTLPSHLSPGARDLIPRMLVVDPMKRMTIPEIRQHPWFQAHLPRYLAVPPPDTLQQAKKIDEDILQEVIKMGFDRNQLIESLRNRLQNKATVAYYLLLDNRFRPSSGYLGAEFQETMERGFNHMHQNEATPTALGHRPPGYMDYQGMSVKPQFPVERKWALGLQEFLAIYLRGSDIFQ; from the exons ATGGATGGTTCAGCTGGCCTTGTTGGCAATGGACTggatatatttttacaaaattataagCTTGGAAAGACTCTTGGCATAGGTTCCTTTGGCAAGGTGAAAATTGCAGAACATATTCTGACTGGACATAAGGTTGCCGTAAAGATCCTTAACCGTCGGAAGATAAAGAACATGGAAATGGAGGAAAAAG TgagaagagaaatcaaaatACTGAGATTGTTTATGCATCCTCATATAATTAGACTCTATGAGGTTGTAGACACGCCAGCAGACATTTATGTTGTGATGGAGTATGTCAAGTCTGGAGAGCTCTTTGATTACATTGTGGAGAAGGGTAGGTTGCAGGAGGATGAAGCTCGTAATTTTTTTCAGCAG ATAATCTCTGGTGTGGAGTATTGTCATAGGAATATGGTGGTGCATAGAGACCTTAAGCCTGAGAATTTGCTTTTGGATTCCAAATGCAATGTGAAGATTGCTGATTTTGGTTTAAGCAATATAATGCGTGATGGTCATTTTTTGAAGACAAGTTGTGGAAGTCCAAACTATGCTGCTCCAGAG GTTATTTCTGGAAAATTGTATGCTGGGCCTGAAGTAGATGTTTGGAGCTGTGGTGTCATCTTATATGCTCTACTGTGTGGCACCCTTCCGTTTGATGATGAAAACATTCCTAATCTTTTTAAGAAGATAAAG GGAGGGATATACACTCTTCCGAGTCATTTATCGCCTGGTGCAAGAGACTTGATACCAAGGATGCTTGTAGTGGACCCAATGAAGCGGATGACTATTCCTGAGATTCGTCAGCACCCATGGTTTCAGGCACATCTACCACGTTATTTAGCCGTGCCCCCACCGGACACCCTTCAACAAGCAAAGAAG ATTGACGAGGACATTCTACAGGAAGTGATTAAGATGGGATTCGACAGGAACCAATTGATTGAATCTCTTCGGAACAGGCTACAAAATAAG GCTACTGTTGCTTACTATTTGTTATTGGACAACCGGTTTCGTCCTTCTAGCGGCTATCTTGGAGCTGAGTTCCAAGAGACTATG GAACGTGGTTTCAATCATATGCATCAAAATGAGGCTACACCTACAGCTCTTGGGCACCGCCCTCCAGGATATATGGATTATCAAGGAATGAGTGTAAAaccacaatttcctgttgagaGAAAATGGGCTCTTGGACTTCAG GAATTCCTTGCAATCTATTTGAGAGGCAGTGATATTTTTCAGTGA
- the LOC115976923 gene encoding SNF1-related protein kinase catalytic subunit alpha KIN10 isoform X1, producing MDGSAGLVGNGLDIFLQNYKLGKTLGIGSFGKVKIAEHILTGHKVAVKILNRRKIKNMEMEEKVRREIKILRLFMHPHIIRLYEVVDTPADIYVVMEYVKSGELFDYIVEKGRLQEDEARNFFQQIISGVEYCHRNMVVHRDLKPENLLLDSKCNVKIADFGLSNIMRDGHFLKTSCGSPNYAAPEVISGKLYAGPEVDVWSCGVILYALLCGTLPFDDENIPNLFKKIKGGIYTLPSHLSPGARDLIPRMLVVDPMKRMTIPEIRQHPWFQAHLPRYLAVPPPDTLQQAKKIDEDILQEVIKMGFDRNQLIESLRNRLQNKATVAYYLLLDNRFRPSSGYLGAEFQETMERGFNHMHQNEATPTALGHRPPGYMDYQGMSVKPQFPVERKWALGLQSRAHPREIMTEVLKALQELNVCWKKIGHYNMKCRWIPGVPGHHEGMINNPVHSNNYFGDESTIIENDGVTKSPNVVKFEVQLYKTREEKYLLDLQRVHGPQFLFLDLCAAFLAQLRVL from the exons ATGGATGGTTCAGCTGGCCTTGTTGGCAATGGACTggatatatttttacaaaattataagCTTGGAAAGACTCTTGGCATAGGTTCCTTTGGCAAGGTGAAAATTGCAGAACATATTCTGACTGGACATAAGGTTGCCGTAAAGATCCTTAACCGTCGGAAGATAAAGAACATGGAAATGGAGGAAAAAG TgagaagagaaatcaaaatACTGAGATTGTTTATGCATCCTCATATAATTAGACTCTATGAGGTTGTAGACACGCCAGCAGACATTTATGTTGTGATGGAGTATGTCAAGTCTGGAGAGCTCTTTGATTACATTGTGGAGAAGGGTAGGTTGCAGGAGGATGAAGCTCGTAATTTTTTTCAGCAG ATAATCTCTGGTGTGGAGTATTGTCATAGGAATATGGTGGTGCATAGAGACCTTAAGCCTGAGAATTTGCTTTTGGATTCCAAATGCAATGTGAAGATTGCTGATTTTGGTTTAAGCAATATAATGCGTGATGGTCATTTTTTGAAGACAAGTTGTGGAAGTCCAAACTATGCTGCTCCAGAG GTTATTTCTGGAAAATTGTATGCTGGGCCTGAAGTAGATGTTTGGAGCTGTGGTGTCATCTTATATGCTCTACTGTGTGGCACCCTTCCGTTTGATGATGAAAACATTCCTAATCTTTTTAAGAAGATAAAG GGAGGGATATACACTCTTCCGAGTCATTTATCGCCTGGTGCAAGAGACTTGATACCAAGGATGCTTGTAGTGGACCCAATGAAGCGGATGACTATTCCTGAGATTCGTCAGCACCCATGGTTTCAGGCACATCTACCACGTTATTTAGCCGTGCCCCCACCGGACACCCTTCAACAAGCAAAGAAG ATTGACGAGGACATTCTACAGGAAGTGATTAAGATGGGATTCGACAGGAACCAATTGATTGAATCTCTTCGGAACAGGCTACAAAATAAG GCTACTGTTGCTTACTATTTGTTATTGGACAACCGGTTTCGTCCTTCTAGCGGCTATCTTGGAGCTGAGTTCCAAGAGACTATG GAACGTGGTTTCAATCATATGCATCAAAATGAGGCTACACCTACAGCTCTTGGGCACCGCCCTCCAGGATATATGGATTATCAAGGAATGAGTGTAAAaccacaatttcctgttgagaGAAAATGGGCTCTTGGACTTCAG TCACGGGCTCATCCTCGTGAAATAATGACAGAAGTTCTTAAAGCTTTGCAAGAACTGAATGTCTGTTGGAAGAAGATCGGGCACTACAACATGAAGTGTAGGTGGATTCCGGGTGTCCCCGGTCATCATGAAGGCATGATTAACAATCCTGTGCACAGTAATAACTACTTTGGGGATGAATCTACCATCATTGAGAATGATGGTGTGACCAAATCACCAAATGTTGTCAAGTTTGAAGTTCAG CTTTACAAAACTCGTGAGGAAAAGTATCTGCTTGATCTCCAAAGGGTCCATGGCCCACAGTTTCTCTTCTTGGATCTTTGTGCTGCTTTCCTAGCACAGCTCCGCGTCCTATGA